The stretch of DNA TACAGCATGTGGATTTTGTGTGTTTAGCTTCAAAGCTTCTTGTGACACACTCAGATGCTCAAGGATGTGGCTAAATGCATTAGTGTTAGTGCTGCTGCAACTACATTGCAACCATGGTCTGCATGGCTCAGAAGCTGGTGTTAGATTTTTGCAGCTAAATAtccaaaacaaatgtaattatatGCAAAGAATAGGTAGAGTGCAATTCATACATaagcgggaagggggggggggggttaacaaaGGGCTGCTGCACACAGGTTTATGTGCAAGAACTCTATAAACACATATGAAATTAAACATTGTACAGCTAATAAGCAATTAACAAAAATACTGAATACTGAAGACTGCACTGGTCTCTAAACAACCATCTGAACTGATTACTAATCACTCCTGCAGCATGTGGAATTGGTATGTTTCCAGGGTTGGATATTAAATACCATGCAAAGTCTGCATGAACTGCCAGCATATCTACATGAGTGTATGGTGCAATTGCTTTTCCCTAGTGGATGTTAGAAACAAgtaaatataaagaataacagGGTAATGGAATGAACTGGTCAACAAAACAGACAACTGAAAAATGTGCTGTGTTGGTATTAAGCAGTCAGATATATGCTGCAGGCTGCACTGATTTTTAGACCATTTTGTAGCATGCATCTGAACTGATAATCCTGTAGCATGTGGATTGTATGTGTTCTCAGCTTTAAAGGGATAAAGCGGCAACTCTAGCTGTATTGCATGAATTTCTTCATTAACTCTGGCATGTATGAAAACAGCTCTTGCAATGACTGCAAGCTTTGGGGTCATGAGTCAATAGTCAGCCATGTGTAATGTGCAAATATGGTGGCCACACTGCTCACCGGTCTTAAAAGATGCCTGTTTGAGGGGTCTCACCAGCCTCACTGCAGCTCCTGCCTGATGGCCAGTCCTTGGTCTCCCATCCCCATCGGCTGACCTCCTGTACAAATCCAACATGAATCGCAGGTGTTGCAAGCTCAGCTCATGTTTTGCTGCCATGCTTGGTTTGAGAGGTCCATGGTCCAGTAGAGTCTTTATCAGTGGAAGTGAGGGAGACCTTGCCAGAGCCCTGAACTCATTTCCTACAGATGTTGCTGACAAAAGGAAAAGAAGCAAAAGGGGCAGTGAGTGATGGTGGGACGCAGGCTTCATGGCTATAGTGCCGCTACCGGTCCTTTAAGGCTGAAGTAGCTTCCAGGTGATTTCATGGAGGGGTATATGGTAAACTGGCTTTGACAGACTCATGGAAGGCCAAGGGTGTCATCAGAATCTCCTCTTCCAGGTGTATCCATTACTTCAAAATGGGAGGAGTATTTAAAGTCATTGCTAGTACAAAATAATAACAGCCCAACCCAATCTaatgtcatataaactgattttTCTTTGAATGTAGGTGATATTTGTGCACCAGACTCACTATGCTAACCTCAGGTGAGTTTTAGGGCAGCTATAGGGACTGGGGTGAGCCACACTTCTCTCTTATATAGGCTCAGGCAGCATTCTGAGGGAACATTAATAGAAGCTGCATTGTTAACCCCTCACATGCCATTACCAGATGCAGAAATGCCTTTATGAAAGTCCAATACATTTTAACAATAGCCATTGCTGAACTACACTCAGTAAGATGCAGGGTTTAATGCAGGAACAGCAGGAGGTCTGTAGGTTGGGcaaatatgtattaatataattAGGTTTCATAGGTTTTACTACTGTATGGTTTGGGCATATTGAGAGGcatatatgtattaatataattAGGTTCCATAGGTTATACTACTGTATGGTTTTGGCATATTGAGAggtatatatgtattaatataattAGGTTCCATAGGTTATACTACTGTATGGTTTGGGCATATTGAGAGGcatatatgtattaatataattAGGTTCCATAGGTTATACTACTGTATGGTTTTGGCATATTGAGAggtatatatgtattaatataattAGGTTCCATAGGTTATACTACTGTATGGTTTGGGCATATTGAGAggtatatatgtattaatataattAGGTTCCATAGGTTATACTACTGTATGGTTTGGGCATATTGAGAggtatatatgtattaatataattAGGTTCCATAGGTTATACTACTGTATGGTTTGGGCATATTGAGAGGCTAAATAGTGTTAAGGTTCAGTGTAACATATCTGTAATGATTTTATATATGCATATCCACACATATGAAGTGAATAACTTTATAATGGTTCTAGAATACTAGGGAAATATACCTGTAACACAACAATCTACTACAGCATATAGgaaataaaatgctgtataataataTCCCACTGTGCACAGAAAGCCTACTGTCTCAGAGAGGTATCCCATACATGTAAGCAGCCTATATCTGTTATGCACCACGCAAGCTGGCCTGAGCTATGCTGGCAATCACACTTGCAGGGGCTATTGCTATTTTTCTGCACGCCAAGGAAAGTACGTATTTCACCATGATTACTAATGCACACggttccttttttaaaaattgtacttTTCCCCAAACACGCTAGGTGCAGTACCGCCGCCGAGCCAGCAGGGCGCAGTCATAAAACAACGCTCATCCTCGACGCGCTCtcctttcctgcctgcagtcagcGCCGCACTCTTTATCCCGGCGGGACCGGAAGGAGGAGGTCCTTTCCATTGCAGACGCAGCCATGGTGAGACTTGTTCTCTCTTTACCTTCGATATTGAATCTTATCCCATCCTCGTTGGCGGCGCTTTCCATCGCTATCCGACCGCCTCAGAGTGTGGGGAATTGCCCTGAGCAGCAGAGTTAGGGCCCTATTGGAGTAGATTTATAAACTGGGGCATCACTATGTGGGTGTCGGGTTAGAAGTAATAGTCGCAGGCCGCTGTGGGTCTTTGGTGCTTGGCCGACTTGTTCCTTATTATACTGTAATAGAATCCGGTCTCGGCATTCACCAGGGGACGTCTTATAAAGCGTTGTGTAATTCCTTGGCGATCTGAAGGGAAACTGTGAAAATGGTTTGTTCCAAACATTGTGTTTCTCTCTCCCATCAGCTCCCCTGTAGCCTTTACTCCATGAGACCTTGCTTCCTGGCCTCTTTCTTTGCATAGAATAACGCCCAAGAACCACATTCACTCTGACATTCTCATTGGCAATTTGCAACTTCTGTAGTCAGTggtacagggatgggatccattatccagaatgcataggacctggtgttttctggataaggggtcttttcataactGATCACTGtcttatgtatgtatatgttaacTTTAAATGCATTGAGGCTACTAGAAAACATTGAAAACCCCCAAGTACAAAGTGCTGTATTGTGAAAAGGCAAACCAAAGTTTAAATAGAATATCCTGTATTTTAAAgctttccatataacagatccctGGATTTGGTTGGTAAATTAACTGCATGAACTTATGGTTTTCTCTGTGAGCAGATTTTCCAGCCACTAGCCACCCACATCTACCAGTAGTCAAAGCCGCTATAGTGATGGTTAATAAAGGGACACTTATTTGGAAGTGTTATAAGCGCTTAGCCGTCTATCTGCTGCTAATGTCTCCCATTGTGTTGCTGGCGgttgcatttataatgaatgaCTTTTTAAACACAATGTTAGGCTAGTGCCTTGCCCTGTGCATTTTGTTTAACCTCATTTATTCCTTTTAAAGGCTCGCGGACCGAAGAAGCATTTGAAGCGCGTTGCTGCGCCCAAACATTGGATGTTGGACAAGCTGACTGGTGTCTTTGTAAGTAACATAATTCTCTGTATGCCATTTGTTGAGTCTTGTACATAACTACAAGGCAGCAATGTGGTTGTTTGAGCGACTGAGAACTGCCAAACCTTTCCAGATATTGTTTATATAAGGcagttaaagctttttaaatacttAATGATGCTGAAACCCTAATTATGTCACCCTGCATTCCACTGACCTCACATGTGTTTACTTTCCTCAGGCTCCTCGTCCATCCACTGGTCCCCACAAGCTCCGTGAGTGTCTGCCCCTGATCATCTTCCTTAGGAACCGACTTAAGTATGCATTGACTGGGGATGAGGTGAAGAAGATCTGCATGCAGCGCTTTATTAAAATTGATGGCAAGGTCCGAACAGACATCACATATCCTGCTGGCTTTATGGGTGAGCGTCGTACTGCAAGGTTATTAGGGGAAGGAAGTAGTGTGCTAGTTTGAGGAATTACTGGGTACCACGATGCTTAGTATGCTTACATGTATCGCAATGCTTAGTTGACACTGAAGGATCAGTGCTTGGGTATCATTTTGATTTTAAGCTTATTATAGTTTCCTACTTACACTTTTGCCCCTACTATTGCTATTATTTATTACCTGTGTTTCATGCCAATGTGTAAATAGTTTCTTCTGCAATCTAATATTtgaagatgttaaaaaaaaaaacaaacaaacacaaacaaaaactGCTGATTACTGTATTTCTGGCCTCTTTATCTTTTGAAAGGATAAGGGTATAGGGACATACAGCTGTTTTAGTTCtggagggtcattagtttgactTTCTTCTTGATTGTCCCACAGATGTCATCAGTATTGAGAAGACTGGTGAACACTTCCGTCTGGTTTATGATACCAAGGGCCGATTTGCAGTGCATAGAATTACAGCTGAAGAGGCCAAGGTAAGTTTTGGGATATGAGTTGCTACATGGTCACTACTATGTGTATTCACTGTTTTCAGTTTTAAGCAAACTCAatatgaggggaaaaaaaagcctgTAGTCTGATATGCCTCATAGTACTGCATACGTCTCTCCTTTAATTGGAGTGGCTTCCTTTTTATAGAAAGTAATATTGTACTAGATGCATCTATTGAGTAACAAGAGTTCAGCCTAGTGTGCGCTTCATGCAGTTATATTGGGTTGGAAGGGAACGGCAGGACTGCTTAGTGGCACTGTGTGGCCACTAAGACTAGTGGCTATTGAGTCGCAGTGTGGTCTGGGATTTCTTATAAGCAGGCCTCTGAAAGTGGAGTGTCCTGCTTTTAGAAAGATTTACTAAACTGTggacattaaataaacataattaaTTAGAACACCTTGGCTCAACTTCATGTCCTTTTTTTGTTTGCAACATAACTTGAAAACGTATGCTGTATAAATGAAAACTATCCCTTAAAGGATGTGTAAAGTatatttcactgggggtgccaaaatgtttaggCGCAATCCCCTGTGAAGTAGATCACTATAGATCGGTTTTCTATGGactgatgctcctgttaggagaaaactacacAGGCACACAGAAAAGCTACGTAAGTGCTGCACTGACATCATCTTACCTGAGAACTTCATCCCTTTGGTGTGAAATAAGTTATGTCCTTTAAGTTATTGATGTCTACtgtatgtttaattttatttgcatttaagaAGTTTTtgagagctgccatgttggttgCATTGTTTGGCCAGTAAAAGCCATTGTTTGCTTTCATTGGTCTTGAAATTTTAGGCTACAACTGCTttacaaagtagtcagtcagaatTGTCATTCTTGTGAAAGTAGTTGGGTATAATGCTTACTACACTGCTGTATATTAGAGTTTATTTTGGCATCTAAGTGTTTTTGGCTTCTATTTACCAGTACAAGTTGTGCAAGGTGAGGAAGACATGGGTGGGAACCAAAGGCATTCCTCATCTGGTTACCCACGATGCACGCACAATCCGCTACCCTGATCCTTTAATAAAGGTCAATGACACCATCCAGATTGACCTGGAAACTGGCAAGATCACAGACTTCATTAAGTTTGATACTGGTAAGTGTAATCTCTTCAGGTCCTGCTTCCTTGCTCTGTAATTTTACCTAATGGTCTCAAATCTGCGTGCATGTGGTCTGGGGGTATTGTTTGATGGTACAACTTACCTTCACATGAAAACTGCATTATTATTCAGTCCGTTTCTGCAGGCTTCTTAACCAATTTGGTGAAATCACTTTTAGGAACAACTGTTTAGGCTGCTGTTTGGCGTGTAAGGAATGGAACCTGTGCCCCTAAGTTCTAGATCAACCTACACTTGATTTAATGGATGAAGCTTAAGCTGATGAGTGTGGGCACAAGTTTTGATCAGGCTGATTCTGTGGTTGGGTTGACtatgcaggggggggggtaatgcCCCAGGTAGAGAACTGCTAGTGCCTAGTCAATTTGTCAGGCTATGCTAATGTTGAATTGTTCATGGAGAGCACTGAGGCAGGTTGTACTAGAGCTCCATCTCTGAGAGAGCAAGGTGAAGAGACTGTTTGTATGCGGACTCATTTTCCTATACTTTTGTGGTGTTTGGTGGAGCCAAATTCATGGTGCTTTATAATCTTGCGTGGAACATGGACATATATATGTCAGAACATTCTTCTGTTTGACTTTAACTTTCCAGCTAAATTCCAGGTATTTCATGCTTTAGATGTCCACTGTAAATATCTACATTGGTACAGGCATAAAATGCTCCTTGTGGTACTGTAATTAAGGAAAAATAAATTTCAAAAAAGTTAAATCCTTCCCTTTTATAAAATATTGGTGGTTCTTACCAAGATGGCTGCATCTATTGGGTGGAGCACCCTAACTTTCAATCACAGCAAAATTATGTGAAAATATACTTCTGTGTTCTGAGCATTCTGTTCTTCTAAATACATATTCATCCCTTCCAGCTGTGAAGAATACTTGAGGTCAGTGCTGCTTGTGATACTCACTGAAAGCCCCCTACAGTGAAATAAGCAGTTAAATATTCACTGACACAACTCACTCTACAACGTTGGACCACTATGTTGATAGTGAATCTGAATAGTTGTTGACACCAACTGTTGGTGTGGCGTGACAAAATTAACAGATACTTTATATATAGTTGCAAATACCATTTACTTTAAAGCTTGGTTGTGACTTCCAGACTTCTAACTTGGGATTCCTGTATGCTGCTTTTCTTGTGGGGTTTCTACCCTTACAGCGCTGCACCCTTACAGGAGTCATTTGTGTGAAAAACTTTAATCCTGGTTGAGAAGTGCCATGTCTATCAACCTTAGATCTAACCCTGTGTAGTAACCTTTGTGATGTTTTGGTTCAAAGTGATTGTATATTAAAGGTGTTTGATAGGaggatttaaataatttgtatctgttttttatttttgtttccatttattATACTTAAGTGCAGTCTTGTTAAGCAGTTCTATACAGAGCTCATCGTGGTTCATCTGTCCTGTCTTTATCATCAAGTCATTAATAAACCCATGCCGATAGTGCCCTGAACAGAATATAAATCTGAACTCTCTGTGCTGCAGTGCTAACCACTACTTGGTATCCATGCTGTCCTGTATGGTTAATTCCATGTAACTACTCTAGACTGCAGCTTTCCAAGAGCAAACAAAGACCTGGCCATAGTGTTGGCATCAGAGTTTGTGTACAAGTAGGCCTGTTAgcaattaatttgtttttgttgctgTTAAATTGAATAGTTTATATATTCTCAAATGTTGACTTTTGCAACGTACAGATTAATGACAGTACCACATGTAGCTAGCCATTCTTGTAACTGGCTTATTGGGTTTTGGTGATCATATGGGGGTTAACGATCATCATTTCAGGCAAATTATTTCAATTGGTGGTGGTTATTTATTAACTCTTTATCCCTCTTTGTGCTCAGGTAACCTTTGCATGGTGACTGGAGGAGCCAACTTGGGGCGAATTGGTGTCATCACCAACAGAGAGAGGCACCCAGGCTCATTCGATGTGGTCCATGTCAAGGATGCAAATGGCAACAGCTTTGCCACCAGGCTATCAAACATTTTTGTCATTGGCAAAGTAAGTAGCATACAGGTCATTTCCATGACACCCACATGTGTTGGCCTTTCGATTGTGTATTCTGTGTCTCCTAATACTTTGCTCTCTGCTTTTTTCCCTTAACTTCATTTAGTCTTTAAGCATTAATGTTACTAATAAAAGAATTTTAAATTTTGACCCGTTCCTTTCTCTTGTAGGGCAACAAACCCTGGATCTCTTTGCCCCGTGGAAAGGGTATCCGTCTCACCATTGCTGAGGAGAGAGACAAGAGACTGGCAGCCAAACAGAGCAGTGGTTGAGCTCTACACAtcttactttaaaat from Xenopus tropicalis strain Nigerian chromosome 8, UCB_Xtro_10.0, whole genome shotgun sequence encodes:
- the rps4x gene encoding 40S ribosomal protein S4 isoform X1, whose translation is MARGPKKHLKRVAAPKHWMLDKLTGVFAPRPSTGPHKLRECLPLIIFLRNRLKYALTGDEVKKICMQRFIKIDGKVRTDITYPAGFMDVISIEKTGEHFRLVYDTKGRFAVHRITAEEAKYKLCKVRKTWVGTKGIPHLVTHDARTIRYPDPLIKVNDTIQIDLETGKITDFIKFDTGNLCMVTGGANLGRIGVITNRERHPGSFDVVHVKDANGNSFATRLSNIFVIGKGNKPWISLPRGKGIRLTIAEERDKRLAAKQSSG